The Pyrenophora tritici-repentis strain M4 chromosome 2, whole genome shotgun sequence genome window below encodes:
- a CDS encoding N-carbamoylsarcosine amidase, translated as MTPDTRGAQGNDGFAGKIGWGRRPALLLVDVCNAYWSATSPLDTRSNPASAAAPASIAKLVAAARQGKTGKTRLFWTRVEYTEPDMADAGLFYTKVPLLKLFQTGCQTDDGLGDWMPGLEPAADELVITKRYPSAFFATDLASRLRSLNIDTLVICGVSTSGCVRATALDAMCLGFRPMVVGQACGDRSPAVHDASMFDMNAKMADVVSEEEAVEKLRAGWQ; from the exons ATGACTCCGGACACTCGCGGCGCCCAGGGGAACGACGGGTTTGCGGGAAAGATAGGATGGGGAAGGAGACCAGCGCTACTACTCGTCGACGTCTGTAACGCTTACTGGAGCGCAACTAGTCCATTGGACACCAGATCCAACCCTGCGTCGGCGGCTGCACCCGCTTCGATTGCGAAACTCGTTGCGGCCGCCCGCCAAGGCAAGACGGGCAAGACACGGTTGTTCTGGACGCGGGTCGAGTATACCGAACCAGACATGGCGGACGCGGGGCTGTTCTACACCAAAGTCCCGCTGCTGAAGCTGTTCCAAACCGGCTGCCAGACGGATGATGGCCTTGGCGACTGGATGCCGGGACTAGAGCCCGCTGCCGACGAGTTGGTCATCACCAAGCGCTACCCGTCAGCCTTTTTCGCGACCGATCTTGCCAGCAGACTCCGGTCCCTCAACATCGATACCCTAGTTATTTGCGGCGTCAGCACGAGCGGCTGTGTGCGCGCAACTGCCCTCGACGCCATGTGCTTGGGCTTCCGACCCATG GTAGTCGGCCAGGCCTGCGGTGACCGCTCACCCGCCGTTCACGATGCCAGCATGTTCGATATGAACGCGAAAATGGCGGATGTTGTATCCGAGGAAGAGGCGGTTGAGAAGCTGAGGGCTGGGTGGCAGTGA